In one window of Nitrospira sp. DNA:
- a CDS encoding TonB family protein yields MENVLVAQSWQPKRSMTGWGASLLLHACLALAAFGLMPKMAMIAEKEPFKWDVALVEAPREVVRQEEPAPVPQVQPPAPTPVKPRPEPVRAVPPPPQPVQRQVETRVVPQAIQREVQPVVETVRPQEQIQPTREVVQVQAKPIEPQEIQKTEPLMQAAVPAEVVRETAAAVEQTVVEAAPVTAQTYQAQAVVSAPAVMETRPEPIVTASAPVVQAAPAAEPAPPSPAPAVEAVASVSEPAPAPPAPAEPVAAAPAPVAAAQPDPATLQEHQVVARVATPRPATKADYGWLAESLHRRIIELRHYPSTARLNGWEGKVVLKVSIRNDGQLKDVEVVKSSGHESLDQAAMEAVRRACPLHMKHELTAPMVVLHLPVSYSLNR; encoded by the coding sequence ATGGAGAATGTGCTCGTGGCGCAATCGTGGCAACCCAAGCGATCGATGACAGGGTGGGGAGCATCGCTCCTGCTGCACGCCTGTCTCGCGCTCGCCGCATTCGGACTGATGCCGAAGATGGCCATGATCGCGGAGAAGGAGCCGTTCAAGTGGGATGTGGCGCTGGTCGAGGCCCCGCGCGAAGTGGTGCGCCAGGAGGAGCCGGCTCCAGTGCCGCAGGTGCAGCCTCCCGCTCCGACTCCCGTGAAGCCGCGACCCGAGCCGGTGCGTGCTGTGCCACCGCCGCCTCAGCCGGTGCAACGCCAGGTCGAAACCCGGGTGGTGCCGCAGGCGATCCAACGTGAGGTGCAGCCGGTCGTTGAAACGGTTCGTCCTCAGGAGCAGATTCAGCCGACCAGGGAGGTGGTGCAGGTACAGGCCAAGCCCATTGAGCCGCAAGAAATCCAGAAAACGGAACCGTTGATGCAAGCGGCGGTGCCGGCTGAGGTGGTACGGGAAACTGCTGCGGCCGTCGAGCAGACCGTGGTGGAAGCGGCGCCGGTGACGGCGCAGACCTATCAGGCCCAGGCAGTGGTGAGTGCGCCGGCGGTCATGGAGACGAGGCCTGAACCGATCGTCACGGCGAGTGCGCCGGTCGTGCAGGCGGCCCCGGCGGCTGAACCGGCTCCACCAAGTCCGGCACCGGCCGTGGAGGCCGTCGCGTCCGTCAGTGAGCCGGCACCGGCTCCTCCTGCCCCGGCGGAACCGGTCGCTGCCGCCCCTGCGCCGGTGGCCGCAGCGCAGCCGGATCCGGCGACATTACAAGAACATCAAGTCGTGGCGCGCGTGGCGACGCCGAGACCTGCCACCAAAGCCGATTATGGCTGGTTGGCCGAATCGCTGCATCGCCGCATCATCGAACTCCGGCATTATCCCAGCACTGCGCGCTTGAACGGCTGGGAAGGCAAGGTCGTCCTGAAGGTGTCGATTCGCAACGACGGCCAACTCAAAGATGTCGAGGTGGTGAAAAGCTCCGGGCATGAGTCGTTGGATCAGGCGGCGATGGAAGCCGTGCGGCGCGCCTGTCCTCTGCACATGAAGCATGAATTGACCGCGCCGATGGTCGTGCTGCATCTGCCGGTCAGTTACAGCCTGAATCGCTAG